From Argopecten irradians isolate NY chromosome 3, Ai_NY, whole genome shotgun sequence:
AAGTATTTCATTCAAATGATATGATCAGTAATGACTAATATCTTGATTTCTTTCTCATATCAATGTGTGTCGAGTTTATTTGTCATTGATAGAACAGAATGTCAGTCGATATAATTTGTTTAACATCAAAATAGACATAACCGTATTTATAACACAAGATTGAATATCTTCATATTAACATGAACATTCCATGTCATTGTCTCCAAAGTCCGTGGATTTCATCCTGACAAATGACGACGAGGACACACTAATAACAGCGGTTGTCGATATAGTAGATGTCAACAGTTTACTTATTGTCATCAAACCGACAACATCATCGCAAACGACCACCTCCCCAAGTGAACAGCCTAGCAATGTTGGCGCATTGGTTGTGGATGTATGCATAAGTAAGAATAGTATTCTcagtcatatgtatatatatatggtacaaATTAAATAGAATCGTACAAGTACTGTCTGAATATTAACATGTGCATTTTTGTGTTtgcatgtttaaaaaaaaactttggaGTATACGAgtaaatgatattgtttatagctttttttatttgtgatgtGATAGTATAGCGTTTTGTGGTGACATAGAGTCAACACAATGATTATTGAGCCGTACTGATTAGTCTTTTGCTATTTCTGAACCTATAGAACCAGTAACATCTACCAGCGGGACGTCAACAACAGCTTTAACAACAACAGGTAAATAATTTTAGATAATAAATACTCTGATGCCAACATATTAAGACAGAATCCattgaagaaatataatttacGACAAAGATATTACTAGCGATTGTTGATGAAATGGTTTATTGTCAAATAATAGAAAGAATACTAATTTTCAGTTATTCAGCAAATAGATTACATAGCAGTATCTTTAAGAAATTAATGTGAAAAATGTGATACATAACCAGACATCAAACTTATCTATAGATCCATTAGGGTACGTAAAATCACTATCAAATCTCACCATCTCGTGTCATTTTGGACATGATaatcaatgaaaacattttttttcaaatcactGAAATCAGTAATAGTCAAACTATAGTTAAACCTAGTGTTGAAAAGACGACATCTGACAGTCCTGCATGACGACAACCATAAATGAGTGTTGGGGGAATTTATTCGCGCCTAACGTCAATATCTGACATCATGAAATCGTTATAATATGAAATGTCTCTTGTGTAGTCGCTTATACTATGCAGCATTGGTAGTTTTCAAAACCCCCCCTACAATAAATTCGCTGCGTTATCTATTAACCATATACGCGAAAAAGTTTAATAACGATGTACATGATAAAACTTAAGAAGTATTTAGAATAAGATTGTTATGTTTGCGTACTATTTAATGCGGCGCATTGGTATTTGACCGACATAAGCTTTTATTGATAAGGCCCGAATCGCAACTGATAAGTTAATTGATCATTTGTAGTAAAATCGTAAAGGGGCTAGGAAGAGGACCATAGGTAAATATCagtcatatgataaatagaatttGTCATTCGTTTCACTTTGCGATAGGCtcgcagaaaatgaaaaatataaaacgtGTATCCTAAATTTATTATGAATGGACACTCACGGCAAACACTCCATATGAGAGATTGTTTACAAAATGGATATCTTATGTGAAAGAAGTTTACCAATATGTTATATTACCCTGTTAGAATTACAAATGACACCCTGttaaatcaaatgtattttttatttgttttttgtttttatttttttttttgcaattttttctttcattcatTCGAGAAATGGAATCAGTAATTTTCCAAGTAATTTTCTTTGGTTTAACAGAGTTACCTACTACCAGCACACCAGTTACCATAACGACCACAGAAATTCCCACACCCCTCTGTCCAAAGGAAAATGTGATGAATGATACCAAGGTTACCGAATATTTGAAAGAAGATTCAGTACTAATCACTGTAGAAGATAGTCAAGGAAAAACGAACACTACGTCTAcaacatttgacaaaattgaCGATCTGCCATCACTTGTAGAGGAGCAAAATGTCCCtgtgaaaaaaattacaatcaGACTGGATCTTACAGACCTAGATGACAATCAGGCTGCCTTCTTCAAAGAAGAACCAGTTCCGACAATCTTTGTGCAATATATCGTGCCAAGAGATGAACCTAATCCAGAAGATGTTCTGACGGTCAATGTTACTGATGATGACGGAAATACAAAGGTGAATATTCTATAAAAGGACAGTATTTTAATAAAGACATTTATGTGGAAAAGATTCTGAATTATATTGATGTATTAATGACAATGTTTCAGGAATACAAATCGTATCATAACGCAACCAATGAAGACTCAAACATACCCTTCTTTGGAATATTCCTTTCTCAGGATTATCCCAGAATTCTTTTCGATTGcagtcaaaatttcaaaacaattaaaacatatcaaggaaataaacaatggtaattaaagtaaaattcaaaaattcaaaaactaTCGACCTAAAATTACGAAAGTATTAAATGATGATTCTtatgttatcatttatttaGAAGAGATGTGATTTGTTTGAAACCATAGACACAACTTTTCGTTGGAAATTTCCAAAAGTATTTCATTCAAATGATATGATCAGTAATGACTAATATCTTGATTTCTTTCTCATATCAATGTGTGTCGAGTTTATTTGTCATTGATAGAACAGAATGTCAGTCGATATAATTTGTTTAACATCATAATAGACATAACCGTATTTATAACACAAGATTGAATATCTTCATATTAACATGAACATTCCATGTCATTGTCTCCAAAGTCCGTGGATTTCATCCTGACAAATGACGACGAGGACACACTAATAACAGCGGTTGTCGATATAGTAGATGTCAACAGTTTACTTATTGTCATCAAACCGACAACATCATCGCAAACGACCACCTCCCCAAGTGAACAGCCTAGCAATGTTGGCGCATTGGTTGTGGATGTATGCATAAGTAAGAATAGTATTCTcagtcatatgtatatatatatatggtacaaATTAAATAGAATCGTACAAGTACTGTCTGAATATTAACATGTGCATTTTTGTGTTtgcatgttttaaaaaaaactttggaGTATACGAgtaaatgatattgtttatagtttttttttatttgtgatgtGATAGTATAGCGTTTTGTGGTGACATAGAGTCAACAAAATGATTATTGAGCCGTACTGATTAGTCTTTTGCTATTTCTGAACCTATAGAACCAGTAACATCTACCAGCGGGACGTCAACAACAGCTTTAACAACAACAGGTAAATAATTTTAGATAATAAATACTCTGATGCCAACATATTAAGACAGAATCCattgaagaaatataatttacCACAAAGATATTACTAGCGGTTGTTGATGAAATGGTTTATTGTCAAATAATAGAAAGAATACTAATTTTCAGTTATTCAGCAAATAGATTACATAGCAGTATCTTTAAGAAATTAATGTGAAAAATGTGATACATAACCAGACATCAAACTTATTTGTAGATCCATTAGGGTACGTAAAATCACTATCAAATCTCACCATCTCGTGTCATTTTGGACATGATaatcaatgaaaacattttttttcaaatcactGAAATCAGTAATAGTCAAACTATAGTTAAACCTAGTGTTGAAAAGACGACATCTGACAGTCCTGCATGACGACAACCATAAATGAGTGTTGGGGGAATTTATTCGCGCCTAACGTCAATATCTGACATCATGAAATCGTTATAATATGAAATGTCTCTTGTGTAGTCGCTTATACTATGCAGCATTGATAGTTTTCAAAACCCCCCTACAATAAATTCGCTGCGTTATCTATTAACCATATACGCGAAAAAGTTTAATAACGATGTACATGATAAAACTTAAGAAGTATTTAGAATAAGATTGTTATGTTTGCGTACTATTTAATGCGGCGCATTGATATTTGACCGACATAAGCTTTTATTGATAAGGCCCGAATCGCAACTGATAAGTTAATTGATCATTTGTAGTAAAATCGTAAAGGGGCTAGGGAGAGGACCATAGGTAAATATCagtcatatgataaatagaatttGTCATTCGTTTCACTTTGCGATAGGCtcgcagaaaatgaaaaatataaaacgaGTATCCTAAATTTATTATGAATGGACACTCACGGCAAACACTCCATATGAGAGATTGTTTACAAAATGGATATCTTATGTGAAAGAAGTTTACCAATATGTTATATTACCCTGTTAGAATTACAAATGACACCCTGttaaatcaaatgtattttttatttgttttttgtttttatttttttttttgcaattttttctttcattcatTCGAGAAATGGAATCAGTAATTTTCCAAGTAATTTTCTTTGGTTTAACAGAGTTACCTACTACCAGCACACCAGTTACCATAACGACCACAGAAATTCCCACACCCCTCTGTCCAAAGGAAAATGTGATGAATGATACCAAGGTTACCGAATATTTGAAAGAAGATTCAGTACTAATCACTGTAGAAGATAGTCAAGGAAAAACGAACACTACGTCTAcaacatttgacaaaattgaCGATCTGCCATCACTTGTAGAGGAGCAAAATGTCCCtgtgaaaaaaattacaatcaGACTGGATCTTACAGACCTAGATGACAATCAGGCTGCCTTCTTCAAAGAAGAACCAGTTCCGACAATCTTTGTGCAATATATCGTGCCAAGAGATGAACCTAATCCAGAAGATGTTCTGACGGTCAATGTTACTGATGATGACGGAAATACAAAGGTGAATATTCTATAAAAGGACAGTATTTTAATAAAgacatttatatggaaaagatTCTGAATTATATTGATGTATTAATGACAATGTTTCAGGAATACAAATCGTATCATAACGCAACCAATGAAGACTCAAACATACCCTTCTTTGGAATATTCCTTTCTCAGGATTATCCCAGAATTCTTTTCGATTGcagtcaaaatttcaaaacaattaaaacatatcaaggaaataaacaatggtaattaaagtaaaattcaaaaattcaaaaactaTCGACCTAAAATTACGAAAGTATTAAATGATGATTCTtatgttatcatttatttaGAAGAGATGTGATTTGTTTGAAACCATAGACACAACTTTTCGTTGGAAATTTCCAAAAGTATTTCATTCAAATGATATGATCAGTAATGACTAATATCTTGATTTCTTTCTCATATCAATGTGTGTCGAGTTTATTTGTCATTGATAGAACAGAATGTCAGTCGATATAATTTGTTTAACATCATAATAGACATAACCGTATTTATAACACAAGATTGAATATCTTCATATTAACATGAACATTCCATGTCATTGTCTCCAAAGTCCGTGGATTTCATCCTGACAAATGACGACGAGGACACACTAATAACAGCGGTTGTCGATATAGTAGATGTCAACAGTTTACTTATTGTCATCAAACCGACAACATCATCGCAAACGACCACCTCCCCAAGTGAACAGCCTAGCAATGTTGGCGCATTGGTTGTGGATGTATGCATAAGTAAGAATAGTATTCTcagtcatatgtatatatatatatggtacaaATTAAATAGAATCGTACAAGTACTGTCTGAATATTAACATGTGCATTTTTGTGTTtgcatgtttaaaaaaaactttggaGTATACGAgtaaatgatattgtttatagttttttttatttgtgatgtGATAGTATAGCGTTTTGTGGTGACATAGAGTCAACACAATGATTATTGAGCCGTACTGATTAGTCTTTTGCTATTTCTGAACCTATAGAACCAGTAACATCTACCAGCGGGACGTCAACAACAGCTTTAACAACAACAGGTAAATAATTTTAGATAATAAATACTCTGATGCCAACATATTAAGACAGAATCCattgaagaaatataatttacCACAAAGATATTACTAGCGGTTGTTGATGAAATGGTTTATTGTCAAATAATAGAAAGAATACTAATTTTCAGTTATTCAGCAAATAGATTACATAGCAGTATCTTTAAGAAATTAATGTGAAAAATGTGATACATAACCAGACATCAAACTTATTTGTAGATCCATTAGGGTACGTAAAATCACTATCAAATCTCACCATCTCGTGTCATTTTGGACATGATaatcaatgaaaacattttttttcaaatcactGAAATCAGTAATAGTCAAACTATAGTTAAACCTAGTGTTGAAAAGACGACATCTGACAGTCCTGCATGACGACAACCATAAATGAGTGTTGGGGGAATTTATTCGCGCCTAACGTCAATATCTGACATCATGAAATCGTTATAATATGAAATGTCTCTTGTGTAGTCGCTTATACTATGCAGCATTGATAGTTTTCAAAACCCCCCTACAATAAATTCGCTGCGTTATCTATTAACCATATACGCGAAAAAGTTTAATAACGATGTACATGATAAAACTTAAGAAGTATTTAGAATAAGATTGTTATGTTTGCGTACTATTTAATGCGGCGCATTGATATTTGACCGACATAAGTTTTTATTGATAAGGCCCGAATCGCAACTGATAAGTTAATTGATCATTTGTAGTAAAATCGTAAAGGGGCTAGGGAGAGGACCATAGGTAAATATCagtcatatgataaatagaatttGTCATTCGTTTCACTTTGCGATAGGCtcgcagaaaatgaaaaatataaaacgaGTATCCTAAATTTATTATGAATGGACACTCACGGCAAACACTCCATATGAGAGATTGTTTACAAAATGGATATCTTATGTGAAAGAAGTTTACCAATATGTTATATTACCCTGTTAGAATTACAAATGACACCCTGttaaatcaaatgtattttttatttgttttttgtttttatttttttttttttgcaattttttctttcattcatTCGAGAAATGGAATCAGTAATTTTCCAAGTAATTTTCTTTGGTTTAACAGAGTTACCTACTACCAGCACACCAGTTACCATAACGACCACAGAAATTCCCACACCCCTCTGTCCAAAGGAAAATGTGATGAATGATACCAAGGTTACCGAATATTTGAAAGAAGATTCAGTACTAATCACTGTAGAAGATAGTCAAGGAAAAACGAACACTACGTCTAcaacatttgacaaaattgaCGATCTGCCATCACTTGTAGAGGAGCAAAATGTCCCtgtgaaaaaaattacaatcaGACTGGATCTTACAGACCTAGATGACAATCAGGCTGCCTTCTTCAAAGAAGAACCAGTTCCGACAATCTTTGTGCAATATATCGTGCCAAGAGATGAACCTAATCCAGAAGATGTTCTGACGGTCAATGTTACTGATGATGACGGAAATACAAAGGTGAATATTCTATAAAAGGACAGTATTTTAATAAAgacatttatatggaaaagatTCTGAATTATATTGATGTATTAATGACAATGTTTCAGGAATACAAATCGTATCATAACGCAACCAATGAAGACTCAAACATACCCTTCTTTGGAATATTCCTTTCTCAGGATTATCCCAGAATTCTTTTCATTTGcagtcaaaatttcaaaacaattaaaacatatcaaggaaataaacaatggtaattaaagtaaaattcaaaaattcaaaaactaTCGACCTAAAACTACGAAAGTATTAAATGATGATTCTtatgttatcatttatttaGAAGAGATGTGATTTGTTTGAAACCATAGACACAACTTTTCGTTGGAAATTTCCAAAAGTATTTCATTCAAATGATATGATCAGTAATGACTAATATCTTGATTTCTTTCTCATATCAATGTGTGTCGAGTTTATTTGTCATTGATAGAACAGAATGTCAGTCGATATAATTTGTTTAACATCATAATAGACATAACCGTATTTATAACACAAGATTGAATATCTTCATATTAACATGAACATTCCATGTCATTGTCTCCAAAGTCCGTGGATTTCATCCTGACAAATGACGACGAGGACACACTAATAACAGCGGTTGTCGATATAGTAGATGTCAACAGTTTACTTATTGTCATCAAACCGACAACATCATCGCAAACGACCACCTCCCCAAGTGAACAGCCTAGCAATGTTGGCGCATTGGTTGTGGATGTATGCATAAGTAAGAATAGTATTCTcagtcatatgtatatatatatatggtacaaATTAAATAGAATCGTACAAGTACTGTCTGAATATTAACATGTGCATTTTTGTGTTtgcatgtttaaaaaaaactttggaGTATACGAgtaaatgatattgtttatagtttttttttatttgtgatgtGATAGTATAGCGTTTTGTGGTGACATAGAGTCAACACAATGATTATTGAGCCGTACTGATTAGTCTTTTGCTATTTCTGAACCTATAGAACCAGTAACATCTACCAGCGGGACGTCAACAACAGCTTTAACAACAACAGGTAAATAATTTTAGATAATAAATACTCTGATGCCAACATATTAAGACAGAATCCattgaagaaatataatttacCACAAAGATATTACTAGCGGTTGTTGATGAAATGGTTTATTGTCAAATAATAGAAAGAATACTAATTTTCAGTTATTCAGCAAATCGATTACATAGCAGTGTCTTTAAGAAATTAATGTGAAAAATGTGATACATAACCAGACATCAAACTTATCTGTAGATCCATTAGGGTACGTAAAATCACTATCAAATCTCACCATCTCGTGTCATTTTGGACATGATaatcaatgaaaacatttttttttcaaatcactGAAATCAGTAATAGTCAAACTATAGTTAAACCTAGTGTTGTTGAAAAGACGACATCTGACAGTCCTGCATGCCGACAACCATAAATGAGTGTTGGGGGAATTTATCCGCGCCTAACGTCAATCTCTGACATCATGAAATCGTTATAATATGAAATGTCTCTTGTGTAGTCGCTTATACTATGCAGCATTGATAGTTTTCAAAACCCCCCTACAATAAATTCGCTGCGTTATCTATTAACCATATACGCGAAAAAGTTTAATAACGATGTACATGATAAAACTTAAGAAGTATTTAGAATAAGCATGATGTTATGTTTGCGTACATGTAAACTATTTAATGCGGCGCATTGATATTTGACCGACATAAGCTTTTATTGATAAGGCCCGAATCGCAACTGATAAGTTAATTGATCATTTGTAGTAAAATCGTAAAGGGGCTAGGGAGAGGACCATAGGTAAATATCagtcatatgataaatagaatttGTCATTCGTTTCACTTTGCGATAGGCTcgcagaaaatgaaaatattaaaacgaGTATCCTAAATTTATTATGAATGGACACTCACGGCAAACACTCCATATGAGAGATTGTTTACAAAATGGATATCTTATGTGAAAGAAGTTTACCAATATGTTATATTACCCTGTTAGAATTACAAATGACACCCTGttaaatcaaatgtattttttatttgttttttgtttttattttttttttttgcaattttttctttcattcatTCGAGAAATGGAATCAGTAATTTTCCAAGTAATTTTCTTTGGTTTAACAGAGTTACCTACTACCAGCACACCAGTTACCATAACGACCACAGAAATTCCCACACCCCTCTGTCCAAAGGAAAATGTGATGAATGATACCAAGGTTACCGAATATTTGAAAGAAGATTCAGTACTAATCACTGTAGAAGATAGTCAAGGAAAAACGAACACTACGTCTAcaacatttgacaaaattgaCGATCTGCCATCACTTGTAGAGGAGCAAAATGTCCCtgtgaaaaaaattacaatcaGACTGGATCTTACAGACCTAGATGACAATCAGGCTGCCTTCTTCAAAGAAGAACCAGTTCCGACAATCTTTGTGCAATATATCGTGCCAAGAGATGAACCTAATCCAGAAGATGTTCTGACGGTCAATGTTACTGATGATGACGGAAATACAAAGGTGAATATTCTATAAAAGGACAGTATTTTAATAAAGACATTTATGTGGAAAAGATTCTGAATTATATTGATGTATTAATGACAATGTTTCAGGAATACAAATCGTATCATAACGCAACCAATGAAGACTCAAACATACCCTTCTTTGGAATATTCCTTTCTCAGGATTATCCCAGAATTCTTTTCGATTGcagtcaaaatttcaaaacaattaaaacatatcaaggaaataaacaatggtaattaaagtaaaattcaaaaattcaaaaactaTCGACCTAAAACTACGAAAGTATTAAATGATGATTCTtatgttatcatttatttaGAAGAGATGTGATTTGTTTGAAACCATAGACACAACTTTTCGTTGGAAATTTCCAAAAGtatatttcattcaaatgatATGATCAGTAATGACTAATATCTTGATTTCTTTCTCATATCAATGTGTGTCGAGTTTATTTGTCATTGATAGAACAGAATGTCAGTCGATATAATTTGTTTAACATCATAATAGACATAACCGTATTTATAACACAAGATTGAATATCTTCATATTAACATGAACATTCCATGTCATTGTCTCCAAAGTCCGTGGATTTCATCCTGACAAATGACGACGAGGACACACTAATAACAGCGGTTGTCGATATAGTAGATGTCAACAGTTTACTTATTGTCATCAAACCGACAACATCATCGCAAAACGACCACCTCCCCAAGTGAACAGCCTAGCAATGTTGGCGCATTGGTTGTGGATGTATGCATAAGTAAGAATAGTATTCTcagtcatatgtatatatatatatggtacaaATTAAATAGAATCGTACAAGTACTGTCTGAATATTAACAAGTGCATTTTTGTGTTtgcatgtttaaaaaaaactttggaGTATACGAGTAAACGATAttgtttatagttttttttttttatttgtgatgtGATAGTATAGCGTTTTGTGGTGACATAGAGTCAACAAAATGATTATTGAGCCGTACTGATTAGTCTTTTGCTATTTCTGAACCTATAGAACCAGTAACATCTACCAGCGGGACGTCAACAACAGCTTTAACAACAACAGGTAAATAATTTTAGATAATAAATACTCTGATGCCAACATATTAAGACAGAATCCattgaagaaatataatttacCACAAAGATATTACTAGCGGTTGTTGATGAAATGGTTTATTGTCAAATAATAGAAAGAATACTAATTTTCAGTTATTCAGCAAATAGATTACATAGCAGTATCTTTAAGAAATTAATGTGAAAAATGTGATACATAACCAGACATCAAACTTATCTGTAGATCCATTAGGGTACGTAAAATCACTATCAAATCTCACCATCTCGTGTCATTTTGGACATGATaatcaatgaaaacatttttttttcaaatcactGAAATCAGTAATAGTCAAACTATAGTTAAACCTAGTGTTGAAAAGACGACATCTGACAGTCCTGCATGACGACAACCATAAATGAGTGTTGGGGGAATTTATTCGCGCCTAACGTCAATA
This genomic window contains:
- the LOC138319494 gene encoding uncharacterized protein, producing the protein MESVIFQVIFFGLTELPTTSTPVTITTTEIPTPLCPKENVMNDTKVTEYLKEDSVLITVEDSQGKTNTTSTTFDKIDDLPSLVEEQNVPVKKITIRLDLTDLDDNQAAFFKEEPVPTIFVQYIVPRDEPNPEDVLTVNVTDDDGNTKSVDFILTNDDEDTLITAVVDIVDVNSLLIVIKPTTSSQTTTSPSEQPSNVGALVVDVCIKPVTSTSGTSTTALTTTGK